From a region of the uncultured Desulfatiglans sp. genome:
- a CDS encoding TRAP-type C4-dicarboxylate transport system, large permease component, translated as MSDFTLVGIIGIVLLLVLFFTRMAVAYVMAIVGFLGYSYLTNLRAGMKLLAVDVFSVFSSYGLTLIPLFVFMGYIAYYAGVSRHLYDVAYKFIGRVRGGLAMATVMACAAFGAVCGSATATSATMGTIGLPEMKRYDYGGQLATGSVASGGGLGSLIPPSVVLIIYGILTEQSIGSLFIAGIVPGLFITFLFMVAIWIYCLWKPEQGPKGEKFSLKEMLYSLRHLWETIAVFAFVMGGLVMGLFTPTKSGAVGAMLILIIVVAQRKLSWENFLNAVYGTLKISCMVIMLIAGATVFGHFLALTRIPMDLATSVGMIHWPPWAIMALICLIFLIGGFFIDSMALIMLTIPIFYPIVVNLGYDPIWFGIVIVLVTHMGTITPPVGICVYIVRGIAGDVPLMTIFRGSVPFLLALIVGTAAIIAFPSIATFLPELIE; from the coding sequence ATGAGTGATTTTACGCTTGTGGGCATCATCGGCATCGTGCTCCTGCTGGTGCTTTTCTTTACGAGAATGGCGGTCGCCTACGTCATGGCCATCGTGGGCTTCCTCGGGTACAGCTATCTGACGAACCTGAGGGCGGGCATGAAGCTCCTGGCCGTGGACGTTTTCAGCGTATTCTCCTCTTACGGTCTGACCCTGATCCCTCTTTTCGTCTTTATGGGCTATATCGCTTATTATGCCGGGGTCAGCCGCCACTTGTACGACGTGGCCTATAAATTCATCGGGCGCGTCCGGGGAGGGCTGGCTATGGCCACGGTCATGGCCTGCGCAGCCTTCGGGGCCGTCTGCGGATCGGCCACCGCCACGTCGGCTACCATGGGGACCATCGGACTGCCCGAGATGAAACGGTACGACTACGGAGGGCAACTCGCGACCGGCTCCGTGGCCTCGGGCGGGGGGCTGGGCTCCCTGATCCCCCCGAGCGTGGTCCTTATCATCTACGGTATCCTGACCGAACAGTCTATCGGGAGCCTGTTCATCGCCGGTATCGTACCCGGCCTATTCATCACATTTCTCTTCATGGTCGCCATCTGGATCTACTGCCTGTGGAAGCCGGAGCAGGGGCCCAAAGGGGAGAAATTCAGCCTGAAGGAAATGCTCTATTCCCTTCGGCACCTGTGGGAAACGATCGCCGTCTTCGCATTCGTGATGGGAGGCCTCGTGATGGGCCTGTTCACCCCTACGAAATCCGGGGCCGTGGGGGCGATGCTGATCCTCATCATCGTGGTGGCGCAGAGAAAGCTTTCATGGGAGAATTTCCTGAACGCCGTTTACGGGACCTTGAAGATCTCCTGCATGGTCATCATGCTGATCGCCGGGGCCACCGTCTTCGGACACTTCCTGGCCCTGACCCGCATCCCGATGGATCTGGCCACCTCCGTCGGGATGATCCACTGGCCTCCATGGGCGATCATGGCTTTGATATGCCTCATCTTTCTGATCGGGGGCTTCTTCATCGACTCGATGGCGCTCATCATGTTGACGATTCCCATCTTTTACCCGATTGTGGTGAATCTGGGATATGATCCCATCTGGTTCGGGATTGTCATCGTCCTCGTCACACATATGGGCACCATCACCCCACCAGTGGGAATATGCGTGTACATCGTGAGGGGTATCGCCGGGGACGTCCCCCTGATGACGATTTTCAGGGGCTCGGTTCCTTTCCTGTTGGCTCTTATCGTAGGGACTGCTGCGATCATTGCGTTTCCCTCCATTGCGACGTTTCTGCCGGAATTGATCGAGTAG